From Paenibacillus sp. V4I7, one genomic window encodes:
- a CDS encoding DUF3105 domain-containing protein has product MDHSTMQHGPDFMAILLYIGLAIFVLSIIGYVLAAKAHKQNTSRLKKVEKQALKKKQKTWLLLSHTLVIIAICCVGTSLIQQNSSKYSVEKLNFNAPIQVVTDKDYGRGHAEGTLSYEMKIPTSGTHSPHDLKFGFYKDRPSYEMLVHNLEHGDIIIHYRPDAPKELLDRLDYLAHFKKAGAGVLAVPNPDVPSDQEVVVTAWTKTMQLTKFDEASVGTFIYQNIDKGPEQIPSEIRRGGGTM; this is encoded by the coding sequence ATGGATCATTCAACTATGCAGCACGGACCTGATTTTATGGCTATTTTGCTTTACATAGGCTTGGCCATTTTTGTTTTGTCGATTATTGGCTATGTGTTGGCCGCGAAAGCGCACAAACAAAACACAAGTCGATTGAAAAAAGTAGAGAAACAGGCTCTGAAAAAAAAGCAAAAGACCTGGCTGCTTCTCTCTCACACCCTTGTTATTATCGCGATATGCTGTGTGGGAACCTCGCTTATTCAGCAAAATTCCAGCAAATACAGTGTAGAAAAACTGAATTTTAATGCTCCTATCCAGGTCGTGACAGATAAAGATTATGGACGAGGGCATGCTGAGGGCACACTATCCTATGAGATGAAAATCCCGACCTCTGGTACACATAGTCCACATGACTTAAAGTTCGGCTTTTATAAGGACAGACCCTCCTATGAAATGCTTGTTCATAATTTAGAGCACGGCGATATCATTATTCACTACCGCCCTGATGCTCCTAAAGAACTGCTAGATCGACTCGACTACTTGGCGCATTTCAAGAAAGCCGGTGCTGGTGTACTAGCTGTACCGAATCCAGATGTACCTAGTGATCAGGAGGTCGTCGTAACCGCATGGACGAAAACGATGCAGCTTACGAAGTTTGACGAAGCAAGTGTGGGAACGTTCATCTACCAGAACATTGATAAAGGACCTGAACAAATTCCTTCCGAAATACGTCGCGGCGGCGGTACCATGTAA
- a CDS encoding AraC family transcriptional regulator, with protein MQVITFTYDKSSNWYKEELDGCPNWTLVLVTYGRCVYWINEKKQVAEKGQWLLIPSKTPFYGRSVPTQIHEKYVVQFTADAAVELFPLLQLPHYTSRLTGKYELIVDRLRLIHQQWQDQQSYYLTLCEALLKELFVYLHREWDQDTTTTATAQLVEQMKSYIQNHYREHVTKDELAACISRSPNYTAVLFRKVTGQTISEFVHATRIKTAIYMLRHSALSVTEISEFIGYNDPSYFYRVFRRLTGLVPTDLVSDRETIRK; from the coding sequence ATGCAGGTGATAACCTTTACTTATGATAAGAGCAGCAATTGGTACAAGGAAGAGTTAGACGGGTGCCCCAATTGGACGCTTGTTCTCGTTACCTATGGCCGATGTGTGTATTGGATCAATGAAAAGAAGCAGGTAGCTGAGAAAGGGCAATGGCTGCTCATTCCGAGCAAAACTCCCTTTTATGGAAGAAGTGTACCGACCCAGATCCATGAAAAGTACGTGGTTCAATTCACCGCTGATGCAGCAGTTGAGCTGTTCCCACTCCTCCAGCTGCCGCATTATACTAGCCGATTAACGGGTAAATACGAGTTGATTGTCGATCGTTTGCGGCTTATCCATCAGCAGTGGCAAGACCAACAATCCTATTACCTAACGCTGTGTGAAGCGCTGCTCAAAGAGCTGTTTGTCTATCTCCATAGAGAGTGGGACCAAGATACGACAACGACCGCTACTGCGCAGCTAGTGGAGCAGATGAAAAGCTACATTCAAAACCATTACCGTGAACACGTTACCAAAGACGAGCTTGCCGCTTGTATAAGCCGATCTCCGAACTACACTGCGGTACTTTTTCGCAAAGTAACAGGTCAAACGATCAGCGAGTTCGTCCATGCTACAAGGATCAAAACGGCGATCTACATGCTTAGACATTCTGCGCTGTCAGTGACCGAGATCTCCGAGTTCATCGGGTACAATGATCCATCTTATTTTTACCGTGTATTCAGGCGTCTAACCGGCTTAGTACCAACGGATTTAGTATCCGACCGTGAAACGATTCGAAAGTAG
- the pyk gene encoding pyruvate kinase, with translation MRKTKIICTMGPACDSVPTLKELIHAGMSVARLNMAHGDLDEHRVRIQRVRQAAGELGVIIPILMDIKGPEIRIGQLKDASYDLQSGDHIVLTTEQIIGDSSRVSVNYPGLPQDVKPGNLILIDDGSIELRVEMIDGTEVTCSVLNQSVLKQRKGVNLPGVRTSLPGVTERDVMHIKFGIEENISIIAMSFVRNGNDVREVRGILEQHGAAFTPIISKIENEEGMTNFASILEASDGIMVARGDLGVEIPTEEVPIAQKDMIRACNLAGKPVITATQMLDSMQRNPRPTRAEVSDVANAVLDGSDVVMLSGETAAGKYPIESVTMMATIAERVEQTMERSSLIDAQLQSNNEVTEVLCQAVVSSANKLHAAAILTPTESGFTARMIAKYRPEAPIIAVTSNESAINYLSMVQGVIPILGEFCDSTDAMIRSAIGQAETLGYVKKGDITVVSAGIPVGKSGTTNLLKVERV, from the coding sequence ATGCGTAAAACAAAAATCATTTGTACCATGGGACCCGCTTGTGATTCCGTCCCTACTCTTAAAGAATTAATTCACGCGGGCATGAGCGTCGCCAGATTGAATATGGCTCATGGCGATTTAGATGAGCATCGGGTACGCATTCAGCGCGTACGACAAGCAGCTGGGGAGCTTGGTGTCATCATCCCTATTCTGATGGATATTAAAGGTCCGGAAATCCGCATCGGTCAATTGAAAGATGCTTCCTACGATTTGCAAAGCGGCGATCACATAGTGCTCACAACTGAACAAATTATCGGCGATTCTAGCCGTGTTTCCGTCAATTACCCTGGTCTTCCGCAGGATGTTAAGCCTGGGAATCTCATTCTTATCGATGACGGCTCTATAGAGCTGCGTGTAGAAATGATTGACGGTACCGAAGTTACTTGCAGCGTCTTGAATCAAAGTGTCTTGAAGCAGCGTAAAGGTGTTAATTTACCGGGCGTGCGTACCTCCCTGCCTGGTGTAACTGAGCGCGATGTGATGCATATTAAGTTCGGAATTGAAGAGAATATTTCCATCATCGCGATGTCTTTCGTTCGTAACGGAAACGATGTTAGAGAAGTTCGCGGGATTTTGGAACAGCATGGCGCTGCGTTTACGCCGATTATTTCGAAGATTGAGAACGAAGAAGGCATGACGAACTTCGCTTCGATCCTTGAAGCTTCCGACGGTATCATGGTTGCGCGGGGCGATCTAGGCGTCGAGATTCCGACGGAGGAAGTTCCGATTGCGCAGAAAGACATGATTCGCGCTTGTAATTTAGCTGGCAAGCCTGTTATTACGGCAACGCAAATGCTGGATTCCATGCAGCGCAACCCTCGCCCAACACGCGCAGAAGTGAGTGACGTGGCGAATGCGGTGCTTGATGGAAGCGACGTTGTCATGCTTTCCGGCGAGACAGCTGCAGGCAAGTATCCCATCGAGTCCGTAACGATGATGGCGACGATCGCTGAGCGCGTAGAGCAAACCATGGAGCGCAGCTCCTTGATCGACGCGCAGCTTCAGTCGAACAACGAAGTGACTGAGGTGCTGTGTCAAGCGGTTGTATCATCCGCTAACAAGCTGCACGCTGCAGCGATCTTGACGCCAACGGAGAGCGGCTTCACTGCTCGGATGATCGCGAAGTACCGCCCGGAAGCACCGATTATCGCGGTGACGTCCAATGAATCTGCGATCAACTACTTGAGCATGGTGCAGGGCGTTATCCCAATCCTTGGCGAATTCTGCGACTCCACTGACGCGATGATCCGCTCTGCCATCGGTCAAGCTGAGACACTCGGCTACGTGAAGAAGGGTGACATCACTGTCGTCTCCGCCGGTATCCCAGTGGGGAAATCAGGAACGACTAACCTGTTGAAGGTTGAGCGGGTTTAG
- the uvsE gene encoding UV DNA damage repair endonuclease UvsE — MIIRLGFVSMAMAIFNNTPSSTFTYKLFSQRPREEALQRAIEIGRKNLEATQRILYYNAAHGIHLFRLSSSLIPLATHPDVQIDVATEYKDELRKLGDFAYAQGIRLSMHPNQFTLLNGSDSVVEAAIRDLFYHAAILDGMRLDESAIINIHVGGMYGDKAAATERLFAKIPDVPEHVMRRLTFENDDKTYTLEETLAVSERLQRPCMLDLHHDWCNPSATSPIELLPDIAKTWGDIPMKIHVSSPKDEKEFRSHSDYIEPDQLIPFLKSCKEVGLPRIDVMIEAKMKDLALFRLAEQLGKIRGVKRVDGGVLTW; from the coding sequence ATGATTATCCGACTTGGATTCGTGTCTATGGCGATGGCGATTTTTAATAATACCCCTAGCTCCACCTTTACATACAAACTGTTCTCACAGCGTCCGCGTGAGGAAGCTTTGCAGCGAGCCATTGAGATCGGACGCAAAAATCTCGAAGCGACTCAGCGGATCCTATACTATAATGCCGCTCATGGTATTCACTTATTTCGACTATCGTCGTCGCTCATTCCTCTCGCTACTCATCCGGATGTGCAGATTGATGTGGCCACCGAATATAAAGATGAGCTTCGAAAGCTCGGCGACTTCGCGTACGCGCAGGGAATCCGCTTGAGTATGCATCCTAATCAATTCACGCTGCTAAACGGGAGTGACTCGGTTGTGGAGGCCGCTATTAGGGACTTGTTCTATCACGCGGCGATTTTGGATGGGATGAGACTTGATGAGTCAGCTATCATCAATATCCATGTTGGCGGTATGTACGGAGATAAAGCAGCCGCCACAGAGCGGCTATTTGCTAAGATACCGGATGTGCCTGAACATGTTATGCGGCGTCTTACTTTTGAGAATGATGACAAAACTTACACGCTAGAGGAAACGCTGGCCGTGAGCGAAAGGCTGCAGCGCCCATGCATGCTGGATTTGCACCATGATTGGTGCAATCCATCCGCAACCTCCCCCATCGAACTACTGCCAGACATCGCTAAGACCTGGGGTGACATTCCGATGAAAATTCACGTCTCCTCGCCAAAGGATGAGAAAGAGTTCCGATCTCATTCCGACTACATTGAACCCGATCAGCTCATCCCTTTTCTGAAGAGCTGTAAGGAGGTCGGCCTCCCCCGTATCGACGTCATGATTGAAGCCAAAATGAAAGATCTAGCCTTGTTCCGGCTCGCGGAGCAGCTTGGAAAAATTCGCGGCGTGAAACGAGTGGATGGCGGCGTTTTGACGTGGTAG